TCCTTACCATTATTACATAATTTTAAATATACCTTAAAATAAAATACCCTTGAAGGTTTTAATTTTTTAATTGTTTTTATTACTGAATCACCTTTTTTTATTTCTAAAACTTGATTATATTGAATCTTTCTTTCTACTTGATAAGTTATAAAAGCCATTCCTAAAATAATAAAAATAAAAAAGATAGAAATTATCCTTTTTAATTTATTTAGAATTCCAATCATAAATCCTCCGTATATAAGAACTGCTCTCTATTAATAGTTATCTATTAAATTGAGAGCAGTTATCATTAAATTATTTTTTTCTGTTATTATCTCTTCTTCTTGGTCTTTCGTTTCTTTCTGATCCTGAATTTGATCTTTTTCTTACTTTAGCTTTTTCTACTAAAGGTTTTCTTCCTTTTCTTCTTTTTGCAAATATTTCTAAAATTTGTTCTGCTTCAGCAAAAGGAACATTCATAAATGAAAAGTTTTCATAAACTTCAACATTTTTTATTTTAGCGCTAGATACTCTTGATTCTTTAACTATTAAATCCACTATTTTTTTAGGTGTCATTTTATCTTCTTTTCCTAAAGCAATAAATAATCTAGTTTTTCCTGTGTTATCTACTGTCGCCTCTTGAATTTCATTATAATTTGAACTATCTAAAACATCTTCATAATTTAATTTTAGTACTGCTGCTAGAACTTCTTCAGGAGTTCCTTCTTTTAACAATTCTAAAGCCATATCTTTAAAGTCAGCCATTTCATTTTCTTTTAAATTTCCTATAACATTTTCTTTTATTCTATGTTTTCTAGATACAATTACATCTTTAATTCCTGGTAATTTTTCTTTTCTTATTTCTGTTTTAGTAACTCTTTTAATTTGAAGTAATCTTTTATATTCTGAAGGTGTTATAAAAGTAATTGCAGTTCCTTCTTTTCCTGCTCTTCCTGTTCTTCCTATTCTATGAACATAACTTTCTGCTTCTTGAGGAACTGAATAATTCACTACATGTGTTAAATCATTAACGTCTATTCCTCTAGCCGCAACATCTGTAGCAACTAATATTGTTATATTTTTCTTTTTAAATCTTTTTAATGTTTTTTCTCTGTAGTTTTGAGTTATATCTCCATGAAGTTCTCCAGCATCATAACCTCTATCATTTAATTTCCCTGTAACTTCATTTACATCATTCTTTGTTCTACAAAATACTATTCCATAAAACTCAGATTCTAAATCAATTATTCTGCATAGTGCTTCAAATTTATCTTTTTGTTTTACTTCAAAATATATTTGATCTGTCAAGTTTGTTGTTAATTCCTTCGCTTTAACTTTTAAAACTTCATAATCTTTTCTCATATGCTTTTCAGCTATTTTTAAAATTTCTTTTGGCATTGTAGCTGAGAAAAACAACATTCTTTTTTCTGGTTTAGTATAACTTAAAATTTGCTCTATATCGTCTATAAATCCCATATTAAGCATTTCATCTGCCTCATCAAGAATAAAATAATCAATACTATCTAATTTTAATATCTTTCTTTTTATAAGATCGATTACTCTTCCAGGAGTACCTACAACTATATCTACACCTTTTCTTATTTGTCTTATTTGTTGATCAATTGCTTGCCCACCATATACTGGTAAAACTTTAACTTTTCTTCCTATCGCAAAAGAATTTGTTTCTTCTGCAACTTGAATAGCTAGTTCTCTAGTTGGAGCAAGTATTATGGCTCTAACTGCTCCATTACTTTTTTCTATTTGTTCTAGTATTGGTAATGCAAAAGCAGCTGTTTTCCCTGTTCCTGTTTGAGCCTGACCTATAACATCCTTTTCTCCCTTTAATAATACTGGTATAGTTAATGCTTGTATCGGGCTAGGTTCTTCGAACCCCTTTTTTGATAAAGCTTTAATTGTCTTATCTCCCAATCCAAGCTCTCTAAATTTTTCTAATTTGTTCATTCGTCACTTCCTTAAATATATTTTAATTTTTTATTCACAGTTTAGTCTTTAACTTAATAAGTATATCATATATCATACAAAATGTATATTATTTTTAACAATACAATTAATATAAAAAGTAAAGCAACCAATAAAAATATTGATTGCTCATAAATCTTACA
This genomic interval from Fusobacterium sp. JB019 contains the following:
- a CDS encoding DEAD/DEAH box helicase yields the protein MNKLEKFRELGLGDKTIKALSKKGFEEPSPIQALTIPVLLKGEKDVIGQAQTGTGKTAAFALPILEQIEKSNGAVRAIILAPTRELAIQVAEETNSFAIGRKVKVLPVYGGQAIDQQIRQIRKGVDIVVGTPGRVIDLIKRKILKLDSIDYFILDEADEMLNMGFIDDIEQILSYTKPEKRMLFFSATMPKEILKIAEKHMRKDYEVLKVKAKELTTNLTDQIYFEVKQKDKFEALCRIIDLESEFYGIVFCRTKNDVNEVTGKLNDRGYDAGELHGDITQNYREKTLKRFKKKNITILVATDVAARGIDVNDLTHVVNYSVPQEAESYVHRIGRTGRAGKEGTAITFITPSEYKRLLQIKRVTKTEIRKEKLPGIKDVIVSRKHRIKENVIGNLKENEMADFKDMALELLKEGTPEEVLAAVLKLNYEDVLDSSNYNEIQEATVDNTGKTRLFIALGKEDKMTPKKIVDLIVKESRVSSAKIKNVEVYENFSFMNVPFAEAEQILEIFAKRRKGRKPLVEKAKVRKRSNSGSERNERPRRRDNNRKK